From the genome of Cryptococcus tetragattii IND107 chromosome 8, whole genome shotgun sequence, one region includes:
- a CDS encoding ribosomal protein S18, with protein MFFSRIPRLTSAVRALHTSAPGRQPAANPTEIFQKAFGERAAAQTSPLVKNDIQDNREQFKANQFVAPHAFTQEAVFPTPRPLPRAPLLGPPKKIAVKLDPFYITKTNPLVHDLNPNFAYEFVNPMGKIRSRAETGLTWKSQRRVGKLVRRARAMGIISRWTNRPVPGGLGWSY; from the exons ATGTTCTTTTCACGTATTCCTCGTCTTACATCCGCCGTTCGCGCTCTCCACACCTCTGCTCCCGGCAGACAACCCGCTGCCAACCCTACCGAGATTTTCCAAAAAGCCTTTGGCGAACGAGCTGCTGCCCAAACTTCACCTCTGGTGAAGAATGACATTCAGGATAACCGAGAACAGTTCAAGGCCAATCAA TTTGTTGCCCCCCACGCATTCACCCAGGAGGCCGTCTTCCCCACTCCTCGACCTTTGCCCCGCGCACCTCTTCTCGGTCCTCCCAAAAAAATTGCCGTCAAGCTTGATCCTTTCTACATCACCAAAACCAATCCCTTGGTACACGATTTGAACCCTAATTTCGCATATGAATTTGTCAACCCGATGGGCAAGATAAGAAGTCGGGCAGAGACTGGGTTGACTTGGAAGTCGCAAAGGCGCGTGGGTAAACTTgtgaggagggcgagggcAATGGGGATTATCAGTCGATGGACAAACAGGCCTGTACCAGGAGGGTTGGGATGGAGTTATTAG